In the genome of Actinomadura luzonensis, the window CTGCCGCGGATGAAGAGGATCGCCCAGCAGAAGCTGGTGAAGGTCGACGCCGGCGACCAGGTCCCGGCTTGCTTGGAGGGCATGGTGGCCGACAAGCCGATCGACTGGAAGATCATCGCCCAGCAGTACGACCAGATGGTCAAGTACGCCACCGCCCTGCGGCTCGGAACGGCCGAGGCCGAGCAGGTGCTGCGCCGCTTCACCCGCGGCGGGCCGAAGCACCCCACCTACCGGGCCATCGAGGAACTCGGCAAGGCGGTCAAGAGCATCTTCGTCGCCGAGTACGTCGCCTCCCTAGAGCTGCGCCGGGAGATCCACGAGGGGCTGCAGGTGGTGGAGAACTGGAATTCGGCCAACACCGATCTGTTCTACGGCAGCGCCGGCACCCTGCCCGGCAGCAACAAGGAGCACCAGGAGGTCTCCATGCTGAGTCTGCACCTGTTGCAGTCCGCGCTGGTGTTCATCAACACTCTGCTGGTTCAGTCCGTGCTGAAGGATCCGGCCTGGCAGGAGAAGATGACCGACGCCGACAAACGGGGCCCGTCGCCTCTGTTCTGGTCGAACGCCAACCTCCACGGACGGATCGACATCGACATGGACCGCCGCCTCGACCTCGGCTTGGCGGCGTGACGCCGACGGCCTGCAGCCACCGCGGGCGTGCGGAGAGCCGCACCCGACCATCGCCGAAGGCTCCTACGCCGGGCACTGCACCCTGCCGCTCGGCCACGCCCACCACGTCCACCAGACCTCCAGGGGCGCCCAATGGCTTCGAAGCACCTCCTGGCGCAGCGACGGGGGTGTCGTCATTAGGTGGACTTCTCGCACCTCGGATGCTTGGGTTCGATGCCGCTGAGTCAGGCCGGGACCGGCGCGGGCTGGACCCGCTTCGCGTCCCAGGCCAGCCACACGCAGGCGGTCGCGAGCAATGCACCGTGCGCGATCCGCAGTGCGGGCGGACCGAAGAACTGCGGCAGGAACAGCCCGAACCCGACCGCGAACAGGATCGCCGGCACCGTGCGCATCCGGGCCGCGACGAGGATCGCGCCCGCCGCCATGGCCAGCAGCCCGAGCCCGAACATCGTCATCGCGAACGGGTTGTAGCGCACATCCTCGGCCAGGTCGAGGACGTTCGACTGGTTGGACATCGCATGCAGGCCGAAGCTCTCGGCGCCGTAGTACGGCAGCGTCAGGCCGGCGCCGATCCAGAACACGATCGCCGCCACGCGGTTGATCGGCAGCAGTGCGATCGCGACCAGGATGAACCCGATCATCGCGCACAGGTGCGCGACGATCCACGCGGTGGAGCCCATCGCGGCGGCGGCACCCGAGGTGGTGGACTCGTCCTCCCAGGGGCGGAGGGCGGGGTAGAGCAGGAACAGTACGCCTGCGGCAGACAGCGGGATCCTCATGATTTGTTCCTCAGGTTGGCGAGATGCATCTGGATGAGCTGGTCGTAGGTGTCGTCGAGTTCTTCCGGCAGGCCGAAGCCTTCCGCGGATTCGATGGACGCGAAGCTGCGCACGAGCACTCGCAGGCGCCGGGGCGCGTGCACGGCAGCCGAGCCCTCGAGCCCATAGCCGCACTGGGTGGAGGTTGGCCCACGCCGTGTAACCCGCCGAGCAGTGCGGCCGGCGCAGCCAGGCCTGCAAGCAGGCGGCGCCGCCAGCGAGGGGCGGATTTCTTCGGGATGGGCGCCGAGGTGACGTCGGCTTATGTGGGGGATTCGGTCGTGGGGGGCATGGTGCGGCCTCTTTCGTTGAGGTGGTGTGTGGTTCAGGCGGATGCGCCGCGCAGTGTGCTGGCGACGAGGCGGTCGACGTAGGCCTCGTCGATGGGGCGGCCGGTGACGAGCAGCCGGTAATACAGGGCGCCGGCGAGCTGGTCGAACAGGACCTCGGGCTCGACGTCGGCGTGAAGCTCTCCGTGTTCGCGGGCGTGTTCGAGCAGTGTCAGCACCAGGGCGTTGCGGCGGTGGAACATCGCCTGGACCGCCGCGCCGACGTCGGCGTGGCGGGCGGCCGCCGCGGCGACCTCGGCGACCAGGCCCGCGGAGGCGTCGCCCGAGGTGGCGGGGCGGCCGGCCTGCCGCATCCGGTGGAGGCCTGCGACGATCTCGCCCAAGTAGTGGGTGAGATCCGCGCGGACGTCCCCGGTGTACTCCACCGGCACGGAGTCCTGGAGCCGCGCGACCACGGTGACGATCAGGTGGTCCTTGGTGGGCCACCTCCGGTACAGCGTGGTCTTGGCGACCCCGGCCTGCATGGCGACCTCGTCGACCGAGAACCGGTCATAACCGCGATCGAGTAGCGACTCCAGCGCCGCATCGAGGATGCGGGCGTCAGCCGCCTCAGACCGCGGTCGCCCGCGTCGTCCAGTCGGTCCCACAGCGCGACCCCCTTTTCGCTCCGGACGTTTCGTAAATCAACCTAGACTGGTTCCCGCGTTTACGCAACGGTCGTATCGAAATCCGCTCCGGATGGCCACCCGGAATCGGCGTCCCACTCCCGAACGTGGCCCTAAAATAGGGATTGATCTTGGTGGCGCCCTCGTGCGGGGTGTCTCAGAGAGGAACGCTCATGAGCCGTGACACGTCGGTTGGGACATGGCCATGGTTATTGGCACTATCCAACCTCGCTTGGACAACGCGGCCGGGCCGGAGGAGGACGTCAAGCCGGGGCGGGAACGCCTTCGAGGATGATCACCGGAAATATCCGGTCGGTGTGCTGCTCGTAGGCAGAGGTGCCGTCGGAAACCGAGAGTGTTTGACCACCGTGTTGAGTCCCGTGCCGCTGTAGCCGTGCCGCTGGATCAGTTCGAGCATCGCTTCAGCCAGCCGGGCGCTGGTCTGGGCTCCCTTTGTCGCGGCCATGACACTAGAATGGACCGGTCTACATATTTTGTGCACCGTCCGGACCGTTCCTTGCTTGACCGCGACGGCGTCAGCGCAGAGCGGCCCACCGTGGGCGGGCCGCTCTTTGAGCTCACGGGAGAATGCCGGTCGCTTTGCACGTGGAGGGGATTGGAGCAGAGCCTCCCAACGCTGTCTGACAGATCATCAGGCGGACCCTGTCGACCTTGGACCACGTGAAGTCGATGGGCTTGGCCTTTCCGTGGCCGCAGAGCTCGTACCTCTTGGCGGGGCTCCGGCCGCCGCCGATGGTGTGGCCGTCGAAGCGGACGTAGGCGCACTTACCGCCCTCGGACTGTCTCCGGTGGTCGAGGTCGTACAGCCAGCCGGTCACATGGACCTGGTTCATCGCGGGGGCGTCGGACGGGTAGTGAACCTTGATGTTTCCCCTGGCCATCGCCCAGAAGCTGACGGACCAGACCGGGCCCCAGGGGCGGTCAACATCTGGGTCGAGCAGGAACGGGACGGATGTCGGTCCGGGGGCCGGATCGGATGCCGCAGCAGCCAGGGTAGCCGTTGCGCCGGTGGCGACCAGCGCGGCGGCGACAGCCAGCACGGTCTTGATCGAGTGGCGCCTGAGAACACCTTTGTTGTCGGTCTCGCCAGTGCGGTGCATGAGCTTTCCTTTCCTTGTTGAGGTGGTGGCCACGGTCGGGTGGCTTCCTTGAGGCGTGGGATGTGCGGTATCGGGGGGCGGGGCACAGTTCACTCGCAGTTCAACTGTTGTTCCGCGAAGCAGGAGTCGTTTCCGGTCGCGCCGTCGGCGAAATCGGTGTCGCCGCCCTGCCCATGCAGCTTGTCGTGCCCCGAGCCGCCGAAGAGCTCGTCGTTGTCGGGACCCCCGCGCAGGTCGTCGTCACCGCCGTCGCCGTACAGGTTGTCCTCGCCCCACCCGCCCTGCAGCAGGTCCCCGCCTTTCCCTCCGGTCATGTGGTCGGCGCCGCCCCGGCCCGTCAGCGTGTCGTTGCCCTGCTCGCCTTCGAGCCAGTCGTCGCCGGATCCCCCGGTCAGTTGGTCGTCGCCGCCGCCTCCGTAGATCCTCGACCGTTTGGAAACCTCACTGATGGCGATGTCGTCGAGGTCCCGTGTCTGGACGACCACCCGGCTGAGGAGCCCCACCGTGCACTTGACCTTGGTGAAGTCGGGGACTTCCGACCATGCGCAGCCTGCGCCGGGAGTGATCTGGGCAACGTCGTCCACGAGGTAGATGTGGACGCTCTGCTGGGTGACGACGACCCTGTTGGAGGTTCCTCGGCCGGCGGCGAAGATCAGGACGCCTCCGGCGACCCAGGCCTTGCCGGGCGCGGCGTGCGCCTGGGCGGCCGCAGGGAGGACCTGCGTGGTGATGGTGCCCGCGGCCAGCGCCGCGGCCAGCAATGCCTTGCTCATGCTGTTCATCTGGAGTTCCCTCCTTTCCGAGGTGCTCGCCAGGGTCGGATCGTGTGTTTGAAACCCGTAGGGAAGTCGCATGAGAGTCGCTTGAAGGCGAGCTCAGAGGCGGGAAAGCCGCGCCGGCACCGGCAGGCCTTCGGCTTCCGCCCCTCTTTCCCGGGTGTGAGAACAGGAATACGGTGCGTTATGCGCATCTGCTTTCTCGGGCCGCTGAGCGCGTTCGAGGGTGATCGGGTGATTCCGCTCGGGGGTCCCAGGCAGCGGTTGGTGCTGGCGCATCTGGTGATTCGCGCCAATCAGGTGGTTCCCGCCGAGAGGCTGATCGACGAGGTGTGGGGGGACGGGCCTCCGGAGTCGGCGCGCGCCACTTTGCAGAGTTACGTGTCGCATCTGCGCAGGGCGTTGGGTACCGGGCGGATCGAGAGCCACGGGCAGGGCTATGTGCTGCGGGTCGACCGGGAGCAGATCGACGGCCTGCGGTTCGAGGGCCTGGCGGGTGAGGGGCGCCGGTTGCTCGCCGACGACCCCGCGGCGGCGGCAACCGTGCTGCAGGAGGCGCTCGGGCTGTGGCAGGGGGCGGCCTTCGCCGATCTGACCGGTGAGCCGTCACTGCGGACGGAGATCGTCCGGCTGGAGGAGCTGCGGATATCGGCGGTGGAGGACAGGGTCGCCGCCGAGTTGGCCCAGGGAGGTCACGGCCGGCTGGTCGGCGAGTTGGAGACGCTCACCGCGGCCTACCCGCTGCGGGAGCGGTTGTGGGGGCAGTTGGTGCTGGCCCTGTATCGGTCGGCCCGGCAGGCGGAGGCGCTGGCGGCGTTCGAGCGGGCCCGCCGGCTGCTGGCCGAGGAGTTGGGGATCGATCCCTCGCCGGAGCTGCGGCGGTTGCACGAGCAGATCCTTCGTCAGGATCCGACGCTGCAACCGGGCGTGTCGGCGTTGCGGGGGTATCGGTTGCTGGAGCGGGTCGGAGAGGGCGCGTTCGGGGTGGTGTGGCGGGCCGTTCAGCCCGGCGTGGAGCGGGAGGTGGCCATCAAGGCCATCCATCCCCGCCTGGCCAACCGGCCGGAGTTCGTCCGCGGGTTCGAGGCCGAGGCCCAGCTGGTGGTCAGGGTGGAGCATCCGCACGCGGTCCCGCTGTACGACTTTTGGCGGGAGCCGGACGGGGCGTACCTGGTCATGCGGTTTCTGCGGGGCGGCAGTCTGCGGGCCCTGCTGGACCGGTCGGGCCCGCCCGAGCCCGGGACCGCGGCAAGGATCATCGAGCAGGTGGCCCGGGCGCTGGCCGCGGCGCATCGGCAGGGGGTTGTGCACCGCGACGTCAAGCCCTCCAATGTGCTTCTGGATGAGGACGGCAACGCCTACCTGTCCGATTTCGGCATCGCCAGGCAGACGGCGGGAAGCACCCGGGAGACGCCGCCGTACACCTCGCCCGAGCGCCTTCGGGGAGAACCGCTGGCTCCCGCCGCCGACGTGTACTCGATGGGGATCTTGATCTCCCGCCTGCTGGCCGCACCCGCTGATCCCATGCGGAAGGTGATCGAGCGAGCCACCGCCGCCGATCCCGCCCAGCGGTACCGGGACGCCGCGGCACTGCTCGCCGCGGTTCGTACTGCCTGGCCGCAGGCAGCTCAGGCCATGGTCCCCGGCCCCGCGTCGTCACCGCGCAAGTCGTCGCCGCGAAATCCGTACAAGGGGCTTCTCGCCTTCACCGAGGCCGATGCCTGCGACTTCTTCGGCCGGGAGGCGCTGATCGCCCGGCTGCTCACCCGGCTTCGGGAACACCGCTTCCTGGCCGTGGTCGGGCCGTCGGGAAGCGGCAAGTCCTCGGTGGTACGGGCCGGACTGATCCCGGCCCTGCGAGCCGGGGCGCTGCCGGGCTCCGGCTCGTGGTTCGTGGTGCGGATGGTGCCGGGCACCGACCCGTGGGAGGAGTTGGAGACGGCGCTGCTCGCGGTCGCGGTCGGCCCGCCGTCCTCGCCCGCCGCGTTGCTGGAGAGCGGCCAGGCGGGGCTGGCGCGTCTCCTCCCGGACGGGGAGGGCGAGCTGTTGCTGGTCATCGACCAGTTCGAGGAGATCTTCACGCTGGTGCAGGACGAAGACCGCCGACGCCGATTCCTGGCCGCCCTGGTGTCCGCGGTCGCCGATCCCCGAAGCCGGCTGCGGGTGGTGGTCACGCTCCGGGCGGACTTCTACGATCGGCCGCTCCAGTACGGCGGCCTGGCCGAGCTGGTCCGTTCGCGGACCGAGGTGGTCGTCCCGCTCAGCGCCGAGGAACTCCAGCAGGCCGTGACCAGGCCCGCGGAGGCGGTGGGAGTGAAGGTCGCCCCCGGGCTCGTCGCGCAGATGGTCGCCGATGTCGCGGACCAGCCGGGCGCGCTGCCGCTTGTGCAGTACGCGCTCACCGAGCTGTTCGACCGGCGGCAGGACGCGATGCTCACGCCGTCGGCCTATCGCCAGATCGGCGGGATCTCCGGGGCGCTGGCCAGGCGCGCCGACCAGATCTTCCTCGCGCTTCCTGACGGCGTCAGGGAGGCCGCCCGCCAGCTGTATCTGCGGCTGG includes:
- a CDS encoding TetR/AcrR family transcriptional regulator, giving the protein MGPTGRRGRPRSEAADARILDAALESLLDRGYDRFSVDEVAMQAGVAKTTLYRRWPTKDHLIVTVVARLQDSVPVEYTGDVRADLTHYLGEIVAGLHRMRQAGRPATSGDASAGLVAEVAAAAARHADVGAAVQAMFHRRNALVLTLLEHAREHGELHADVEPEVLFDQLAGALYYRLLVTGRPIDEAYVDRLVASTLRGASA